CGTCGTGGGGTCGGTCGGATCCGTCGGGTCGGTGGGATCCACCGGATCGACGGGATCGACGGGGTCCACCGGGTCCACCGGGTCCACCGGGTCCACCGGGTCCACCGGGTCGACGATCGTCGTCGCCCCGTCGGTCTCGCTGTCGCCGATCACCGAGATGGCATTGCCGCCGGCCGTCACGGGCAGGGACAGGTTCGGCAGCAGCTGTGTTCCCCCGAGCAGCCCGCCGTTCCCATCCGTCGTCGCCGAACCGCCCCCGGTTCCTGGCGTCACGACCGTCTCGGCACCGGTCGACGTGCTGTCGCCCACTCCCGAGATCGCGTTGCCTCCGACCGTCACCGGCAGGCCGATCGACGGCAGCAGCTGCGTGCCGCCGAGGATCGAGCCGTCGCCGCTGGTCTCGGCTGATCCGCCGTTCGAGCCGGAGCCCGAACCGACGCTCGTGGCCGCGCCCTCGCTCGTCGAGTCGCCGATGAGCGAGATGGCGTTGCCGCCGACCGTGATCGGCACCGCTGCGCCGATGATCGCCTGCGTGCCGCCCAGGACCCCGTCGTCGCCGCTGGTTGCGGCGTCCGTGCCCGAGCCGGACTCCGTGCCGGTTCCCGACTCGACCGCCGTCCCGGCATCGGCGCTGCTGCTGTCGCCGATGAGCGAGATGGCGTTGCCGCCGAGGGTGATGGGAATCGACACGTCGACGAGTGCCTGCGTGCCGCCGAGCAGGGAGTCGTCCCCGCTCGTCTCGGCCGCTGCCGGCGCCGTTGCGCCCTCGCCCGCAGTGGGCGCGGGTGCCGGAGCGACCTCGGTGGTCGCGTCCTCCGTCGACGAGTCGCCGACGACGGAGATCGCGTTGCCGCCGATCGTCACCGGCACCGACACGTCGATGAGCGCCTGGCTGCCGGAGCCGATCCCGTCGTCACCCGACGTGACGGCGACCGGTTCGGCCGTCTCCCCGCCGGTGACCTCGGTGCCCGCGTCCTGCGACGACGAGTCCCCGATGAGCGAGATCGCGTTGCCGCCGAGCGTGATCGGCAGGTCGATCGAGATGCCGGCTTGGGTGCCCGACAGGATGCCGTCGTCGCCCGTCGTCTCCGACGCGTGGGCGACTCCGGCGCCGAGGAGCGAGAGGCCCCCGGCGAAAAGGGTCGCATAGAGCGCCCTCAAGAGCAGTTTCTTCATGATCCAGTCCTCCTGAACTGATGGGTGAGGTCGCTCCCAGGGCAGGGAGCGATGACCGTCTTCCGCCTCAAGAGCAGGCGGAACGGCCCCCGTCAGTCAGGGGTGGAGTCGGTGTCGTAGACCGGCGACGACGGCAGCGCGTCGTCGACCGAGTGGAGTGCGCGCGACGCGAGCGCGTCGAGTTCGAGGGCGGCGTACGCCGCGTCTGAAGTTCCGGATGCCGCACCGCCGCCGCTGCCCGCAGCGCCGGTGCCCGAACCGCCGACGCCGAGCGCCGGTGCCCCGAGCGCGGGCGAGCCGTCGCCACCCGGCGAGCCGCCGTCGGACGACGTGATGCCGCCGATCTCGGAGTCGATGGCCGGTGCGAGGTTCGTGGTACCCGAGCTTCCGGAGGTGCTCGAGAGCACGGCGTTCTGCCCGCCTGCGGCGGTGCCGGGCGGAGCGCCGGTGCGGCCGGGCGGTGCGGGTTCACCGGGTACCTGGCCGCCAGGGTCGGTGCCGTCGGTTCCGCCCGGGAGCAGCGGGATCGACGGGAGCTGGGGGAGCACGCCGCTGCCGTCGGTGGGCAGCGGCGGCGAGGTGCCGACGACGGTGCCGAGCGTGTCGTCGACGAGGCCCGCCACGGGGCCGAGCACACCGCCGACCGTTCCGTTCGGGAGCAGTGCTCCGACGATCGGGAGCTCATCGACGATGCCGTCGACCAGTCCGGCGACCGGGGTCGTGATGCCGCTGACGGTGTCGCCTCCGGCGATGTCCGAGACGGTGCCGGTGACGCCGTTGACGATGGTGCCGACGGCCGCGTTGCCGCCGCCGATCACGGTGTTGACGGTCTCGGTGACGGTGTCGACCGCTTCGGGCACGACCGCTTCGACGGGTTCGGCGACGGGTTCGGGCAGCACCTCGACGACGGGTTCGACGACCCGGTCGACCGGCGTGACGACCGTCTCGACGACGTCGTCCACGACGCCGCCGACGGCTCCCGTGACCTCGGTCACGCCACCGAGCAGCGAGCCGACGGTGCCGAGCAGACCGCTGCCCGAGTCGCGTTCATCGGCCGAGGCGCTCGGGGCGCTCGAGAACAGCGAGATGACGAGCCACACGGCGGTGAGGGAGGCCGCGAGGAGGGCGTAGCGGAGCCACGGCACCTGCCGTGCAGCATCCGCGGAGCTCATCGCCACCCCTCTTCGTTCCCCTGTTGGCCACCCTATGGGGGGTTCTTCTCGCGACGATACCCCCCGGACGGGGGCCAATCGGGACCACTTCGCCGACATGGCGGGCACGGATGTCGCGTGAATTTCACCGGCATGTGATATCCCCGGCGATCGCGCCTGCGAGAATCGAGCAATGCACCTGCTCGCTGCGCTCAGCATGAAGAACCGTGCCCTCATCGCGCTCATCACCGTCGTCGTCGCGATCTTCGGCGGCATCTCGCTGACGAGCCTGAAGCAGGAGCTGGCGCCGTCGATCGAGTTCCCGCAGCTGTCGATCGTGACGAGCTACCCCGGTGCGTCGCCCGACATCGTCAACACCGACGTGTCGACCCCGATCGAGACCGCGATCCAGGGCATCACGGGTCTCGAGTCGACCTCGACGACGAGCTCGACGGGCCTCTCGCGCGTCACCGCGAGCTTCACCTACGGCACCGACCTCGCCTTCGCCGAGCAGAAGATGCTCTCGGCCGTGAACCGCATCGCCGGCCAGCTGCCCGAGGACGTCGACCCGCAGGTCATCGCCCTCAGCCTCGACGACTTCCCGGTGCTGCAGATCGCCGTGACCGGCGCCGACGACATCAGCGCGCTCTCCGACGAGATCGAGCGCACGACCCTGCCCGAGATCACCGACGTCGACGGCGTGCGCGAGGCGAGCCTCGTCGGCGAGATCGGCCAGCGCGTCACCATCACGCCCGACCCCGCCAAGCTCGCGGCGTACGGCATCACCCAGCAGGCCATCCGCGACGCGCTGCAGCAGAACGGCCTGCTGGTGCCCGCGGGCACGATCACCGAGGGCGACTCGACGTTCGCCGTGCAGACGGGCACGCGCATCCAGAGCGTCGACGAGATCGCCGAGCTTCCGGTGCTCGGCGCCACCGAACAGGTTCCGGATGTCTCCGAGGAGACTCCGACCGACGGAGCCGAGCTGCCCGACGGAGTGACCCTGCCCGACGGAGCCGAGCTGCCCGAGGGTGCCGCCGCCGCCGCCACGACGAGCGTGCCCGCGGCGATCACGATCGCCGACGTGGCATCCGTCGAACTGACCGACAACCCCGTCTCGAGCATCTCGCGCGTGAACGGCGAGCCCGCCCTGACCATCTCGGTCACGAAGCTGCCCGCCGCAAACACGGTCGAGGTGTCGAACGCCGTCACGGCGCTGCTGCCGGGCCTCGAGTCCTCGCTCGACACGACGAACCCCGGCGCGACGTTCACGGTCGTCTTCGACCAGGCGCCCTACATTGAGCAGTCGATCGAGTCGCTCGCCACCGAGGGCCTGCTGGGCCTCCTGTTCGCGGTCATCGTGATCCTCGTGTTCCTGATGTCGGTGCGCGCGACCCTCGTCACCGCGATCTCGATCCCGACGTCGGTGCTGATCACCTTCATCGGGCTGCAGGCCGCCGACTACACCCTGAACATCCTGACGCTCGGTGCGCTCACGATCGCCATCGGCCGCGTGGTCGACGACTCCATCGTCGTCATCGAGAACATCAAGCGGCACCTTATCGAGGGCGTCGACAAGGCCGCCACGATCGTGCACGCCGTGCGCGAGGTCGCCGGGGCGATCACGGCCTCGACCATCACCACGGTCGCGGTGTTCCTGCCGCTGGCGCTCGTCGAGGGCGTGACGGGCGAGCTGTTCCGGCCGTTCGCCCTGACGGTGACGATCGCCCTCGTCGCATCGCTCCTCGTGTCGCTGACGATCGTGCCGGTGCTCGCGTACTGGTTCCTGAAGCCCGCGAAGCTCGCCAAGCACGAGGACGAGGCCGAGATGGCGGCCGCCGCGTTCGTCGACGACGTCTGGCTCGCGCCCGAGCTCCGCGACGAGACCGGCTCGACGGGGCTCCCGTCTTCGCCGGGTGCAGCCGCGACCGCGACGGCCGTGAAGCCGAAGCCGAAGCCCGTCGCTCCGGCCGACGAGCTCGAGCACCCCTCGCGCCTCCAGCGCGGCTACCTGCCGATCATCGAGTGGACCCTCAAGCACGGCGTCGTCACGCTCGTCGTCGCCGGCCTCGTGCTCGGCGGCACCATCGCCATGATCCCCCTCATGAAGACGAACTTCCTCGGCTCATCGGGGCAGAACACCTTCCGCGTGACGCAGGAGCTGCCGATCGGCACGAGCCTCGACGCCATGGACGAGGCCTCGCAGCCCGTCGAGCAGGCGATCCGCGACACCGAGGGCGTCGAGACCGTGCAGACCTCGATCGGCTCGGGCAGCGGCCTCACCGCGGCGTTCGGCGGCGGCGGCGCGACGATCACCTACTCGGTCACGACCGACGAGAACGCCGACCAGGACGCCCTGCAGGCGAGCGTGCGCGACGACCTCGATTCGCTCGACGACGTCGGCGAGGTCACCCTCGCCGCCTCGAGCGGCTTCGGCGCCTCGAGCGACATCGAGGTCGACATCACCGCCTCGAACGCAGAAGACCTGCAGGCGGCCACGGATGCCGTCGTCGCCGAACTCGACGGCATCGACTCGCTCGCGCAGGTCACCTCGAACCTCGCCGAGTCACAGCCGTACGTCGCCGTCGAGGTGAACCGAGCGGATGCCGCGGCAGCGGGCTACTCCGAGGTCGCCCTCGGCGGGTTCGTCTCGGCCGCGATGCAGCCGCAGCGCGCCGGAACCGTCGTGATCGACGAGAAGACCCTCACGATCTACCTCACGACCGACGACGCGCCCGCGACCGTCGAGGAGCTCTCGGCCCTCGAGGTGCCGACGCCCGCCGGCCTCGTGCGGCTCGACACGCTCGCGACCGTCGAGAACGTCGACGGGCCGGCATCCGTCACCACCGTGCAGGGGCTCCGCAGCGCGACCGTCTCGGCGACGCCCGCGGGCGACGACCTCGGCACCGCGAGCGGCGCCGTCGCCGCGGCGATCGACTCAGTCGACCTGCCGGCCGGCACGACCGCGTCGATCGGCGGCGTCAGCGCCGACCAGCAGGAGTCGTTCTCGCAGCTGGGGCTGGCGCTCCTCGCGGCGATCCTGATCGTCTACATCGTGATGGTCGCGACGTTCCGCTCGCTGCTGCAGCCGCTGCTGCTGCTCGTCTCGGTGCCGTTCGCGGCGACCGGAGCGATCGCGCTGCAGGTCATCACTGGCGTGCCGCTCGGCGTCGCCTCCCTCGTCGGCGTGCTGATGCTCGTCGGCATCGTGGTGACGAACGCGATCGTGCTCGTCGACCTCGTGAACCAGTACCGGGATCGCGGCATGAACGTGCGCGACGCCCTCGTGCACGGCTCGTCCCGTCGTCTCCGCCCGATCCTCATGACGGCGCTCGCGACGATCTTCGCGCTGCTGCCGATGGCGCTCGGCATCACCGGGCACGGCGGCTTCATCTCGCAGCCGCTCGCGCTCGTCGTGATCGGCGGCCTCGTGTCGTCGACCGCGCTCACGCTCGTCGTGCTGCCGGTGCTCTACAACCTCGTCGAGGGCGGTCGCGAGCGGCGCCGGGCGAAGCGGGCGGCGAAGGCCGCGGGCGCGGCGGATGCCCCGACGGCCGCCCCCGCTCCTGCTGCGGCTCCCGCTGCGGCATCGGACGCTCCTGAGGGCGAGGTCTCGCCGGGCGACGGGATCTGACGCCGACTGCCGTGACGTCGACGGCCGGCCCCGAGGGCTACTCGGCTGGCGGAGCCGGCGGTGCGAGCTCGGCGATCTTCGCGAGCAGCGAGGCCCGCTCCTGCGCGTTGCCGGTGAGCCGCGCAGCGGCCTCGAGCTCGCGGCGGGCCTCGTCCGTGCGGCCGAGCCGGCGCAGCAGTTCGCCGCGCACGGCGGGCAGGGGAGCGTAGCCCGCGAGCCTGTGGTTCGCGACGAGTTCGTCGACGATGCGCAGTGCGCTCGCCGGACCGGTCGACATCGCGACCGCGACCGCGCGGTTCAGGTCGACCACGGGTGACGGCGCGAGCCGACCGAGCGCCTCATAGAGCAGCACGATGCGGGCCCAGTCGGTGTCGTCGACGGATGCCGCGACCGCATGGCACTCGGCGATCGCCGCCTGCAGGCCGTACGCCCCGCGTCCACGTCCGATGGCATCGGCTCGGGCGAGTGCCGCCTGGCCTCGTCCGATCTGCGCGCGGTCCCAGCGCGAGCGGTCCTGCTCGTCGAGGGGGATCGGCGTGCCGTCGCGGGCCGTTCGGGCCGCGAACCGCGAGGCGGTGAACTCCATCAGCGCGACGAGCGACTGCGCCTCGGGCTCACGAGGCATGAGGCCCGCAACCATGCGAGTGAGCCTGAGGGCCTCGGCCGAGACATCCGGTCGCACCCATTGGTCGCCCGCTGCGGGCAGGTAGCCCTCGTTGAAGATCAGGTAGAGCACCGAGAGCACGGAGCCGAGCCGCTCGGCGTACTCGTTCGGCTCGGGCACCTCGAACGGCACCTTCGCCGCGGCGAGCGTCTTCTTCGCGCGCACGATGCGCTGCTGCACCGTCGCGGTCGGCACGAGGAAGGCGCGCGCGATCTCCTCCGAGCCGAGGCCGCCGACGATGCGCAGCGTCAGCGCGATCTGCGCCTCGCGCGAGAGCACGGGGTGGCACGAGACGAAGATGAGCCGGAGCACGTCGTCGTCGATGGTGTCGGGGTCCCAGAACGTATCGGATGCCTCGGCGCCCTGCTGCTCGAGGTCGCGGGCGAGCGCGGCGTACCGCTCGTCGAGGCGCTCGCGGCGGCGCCATCCGTCGATCGCTCGGCGCTTCGCGACCGCGGTGAGCCAGGCGCCGGGGTTGTTCGGCACGCCTTCGGCCGGCCACTGCCGCAGGGCCTCGACGAGCGCCTCCTGCGCGAGGTCCTCCGCCTGGCCGACGTCGCCGACGAACCGCGTGAGCGTCGCGACGATGCGCGCGGACTCGATGCGCCAGACGGCGGCCACGGCGCGCCGGGCGCGGTCGGCGGCGGCATCGGCATCGCCGCTCGCCGGTCCGGCCGCGCCCGGGGCATCCGTCTCGGTCATGTTCTCGACCTAGTTCGCGGTGCCGAGGCGACCCTCGGCCTCTGCGCGCCAGCCGGCCTCCTTCTGGATCCACTCGTTGTCCTGCGGGAAGTC
The DNA window shown above is from Agromyces cerinus and carries:
- a CDS encoding efflux RND transporter permease subunit, whose product is MHLLAALSMKNRALIALITVVVAIFGGISLTSLKQELAPSIEFPQLSIVTSYPGASPDIVNTDVSTPIETAIQGITGLESTSTTSSTGLSRVTASFTYGTDLAFAEQKMLSAVNRIAGQLPEDVDPQVIALSLDDFPVLQIAVTGADDISALSDEIERTTLPEITDVDGVREASLVGEIGQRVTITPDPAKLAAYGITQQAIRDALQQNGLLVPAGTITEGDSTFAVQTGTRIQSVDEIAELPVLGATEQVPDVSEETPTDGAELPDGVTLPDGAELPEGAAAAATTSVPAAITIADVASVELTDNPVSSISRVNGEPALTISVTKLPAANTVEVSNAVTALLPGLESSLDTTNPGATFTVVFDQAPYIEQSIESLATEGLLGLLFAVIVILVFLMSVRATLVTAISIPTSVLITFIGLQAADYTLNILTLGALTIAIGRVVDDSIVVIENIKRHLIEGVDKAATIVHAVREVAGAITASTITTVAVFLPLALVEGVTGELFRPFALTVTIALVASLLVSLTIVPVLAYWFLKPAKLAKHEDEAEMAAAAFVDDVWLAPELRDETGSTGLPSSPGAAATATAVKPKPKPVAPADELEHPSRLQRGYLPIIEWTLKHGVVTLVVAGLVLGGTIAMIPLMKTNFLGSSGQNTFRVTQELPIGTSLDAMDEASQPVEQAIRDTEGVETVQTSIGSGSGLTAAFGGGGATITYSVTTDENADQDALQASVRDDLDSLDDVGEVTLAASSGFGASSDIEVDITASNAEDLQAATDAVVAELDGIDSLAQVTSNLAESQPYVAVEVNRADAAAAGYSEVALGGFVSAAMQPQRAGTVVIDEKTLTIYLTTDDAPATVEELSALEVPTPAGLVRLDTLATVENVDGPASVTTVQGLRSATVSATPAGDDLGTASGAVAAAIDSVDLPAGTTASIGGVSADQQESFSQLGLALLAAILIVYIVMVATFRSLLQPLLLLVSVPFAATGAIALQVITGVPLGVASLVGVLMLVGIVVTNAIVLVDLVNQYRDRGMNVRDALVHGSSRRLRPILMTALATIFALLPMALGITGHGGFISQPLALVVIGGLVSSTALTLVVLPVLYNLVEGGRERRRAKRAAKAAGAADAPTAAPAPAAAPAAASDAPEGEVSPGDGI
- a CDS encoding RNA polymerase sigma factor, which translates into the protein MTETDAPGAAGPASGDADAAADRARRAVAAVWRIESARIVATLTRFVGDVGQAEDLAQEALVEALRQWPAEGVPNNPGAWLTAVAKRRAIDGWRRRERLDERYAALARDLEQQGAEASDTFWDPDTIDDDVLRLIFVSCHPVLSREAQIALTLRIVGGLGSEEIARAFLVPTATVQQRIVRAKKTLAAAKVPFEVPEPNEYAERLGSVLSVLYLIFNEGYLPAAGDQWVRPDVSAEALRLTRMVAGLMPREPEAQSLVALMEFTASRFAARTARDGTPIPLDEQDRSRWDRAQIGRGQAALARADAIGRGRGAYGLQAAIAECHAVAASVDDTDWARIVLLYEALGRLAPSPVVDLNRAVAVAMSTGPASALRIVDELVANHRLAGYAPLPAVRGELLRRLGRTDEARRELEAAARLTGNAQERASLLAKIAELAPPAPPAE